One Serpentinicella alkaliphila DNA segment encodes these proteins:
- a CDS encoding FapA family protein gives MSNTNLIFSGDTYEEALKKGLEHLNLTEDKVEVKVLEERKGSFFKKAFIKLEIAPRLTTSNSNVKENDQKKFIVAEDTIIPFKIKYTEEGVFLDVYFFDRPTELQASILEFINIKRVQNVDTNIIKTYINEANPTSILIAPPQQEVLVDEDIEVALSRDKMQCHIVLNKGYGGKSITAEKIISKLNENGINYGISYELIENFLSNKEFNEKVLIAEGKKPINGINAKIIYYFDTHASNSPKMLEDGNVDFKQLNLIKNVKKDELISEITPPTEGVNGYDVTGIELRPLSGKPTNFKKGKNTYESEDGLKLYASRDGQILLKDGVITVSEVLEIAGDIDNSTGNIKFNGKVIVKGNVKSGFSIEADGDIIVYGVVEGARLKSQGDIILNRGVQGNNQAYLECTGNLVAKYIENTKIDVKGSIEADCILHSCAKAKSKVLISGKKGLIAGGEVKAGEEISAITIGSHMGTNTKLEVGIDPDIKKKLNDIKNEITETENKLDGLKKTIELLNKQSKIAKLSQDKQEIFVKSVKAYEVLKERHGSLTLELNIIESKINTMTKGKIHALKTMYPGVKATILNTTRQLYDELANCTLYLKEGEVMIGPYEK, from the coding sequence CTAGAAGAAAGAAAAGGATCTTTTTTTAAAAAAGCGTTTATAAAATTAGAAATAGCCCCTAGATTAACTACAAGTAATAGTAATGTTAAAGAAAATGACCAAAAGAAGTTTATCGTTGCTGAGGATACAATAATACCTTTTAAAATCAAATATACTGAAGAAGGTGTTTTTCTAGATGTATACTTTTTTGATCGGCCTACTGAACTTCAAGCATCTATTCTTGAATTTATTAATATTAAAAGGGTTCAAAACGTCGATACAAATATAATAAAGACTTATATAAATGAAGCAAATCCTACATCAATTTTAATTGCGCCCCCACAACAGGAGGTTTTAGTTGATGAGGATATAGAAGTAGCATTATCTAGAGATAAAATGCAATGCCATATTGTTTTAAATAAAGGATATGGGGGCAAATCAATAACAGCAGAAAAGATAATAAGTAAATTAAACGAAAATGGAATTAACTATGGAATAAGTTATGAATTAATCGAAAATTTTCTAAGCAATAAAGAGTTTAATGAGAAGGTATTAATAGCGGAAGGTAAGAAGCCAATTAATGGTATTAATGCAAAGATTATATACTATTTCGATACTCATGCTAGTAACAGTCCGAAAATGTTAGAGGACGGTAATGTTGATTTTAAACAGCTGAACTTAATAAAAAATGTTAAAAAGGATGAACTTATTTCCGAAATAACCCCACCTACAGAGGGTGTTAACGGTTATGATGTTACTGGAATTGAATTACGTCCCCTTAGTGGGAAGCCCACAAACTTTAAAAAAGGAAAAAATACTTATGAAAGTGAAGATGGACTAAAACTTTATGCCAGTAGAGATGGACAGATTCTATTAAAAGATGGAGTCATAACGGTAAGTGAGGTGCTAGAGATAGCCGGAGACATTGATAATTCCACTGGGAATATAAAGTTTAATGGTAAGGTTATTGTTAAGGGGAATGTTAAATCAGGATTTTCTATAGAGGCTGATGGTGATATTATTGTCTATGGGGTTGTTGAAGGCGCTAGACTGAAGTCTCAGGGTGACATTATTCTTAATAGAGGAGTACAAGGTAATAATCAAGCATATTTAGAATGTACTGGTAATTTAGTTGCAAAATATATAGAAAATACAAAGATTGATGTAAAGGGAAGTATTGAAGCAGACTGTATTTTGCATAGCTGTGCAAAAGCTAAATCTAAAGTTCTTATATCTGGAAAAAAGGGGTTAATAGCAGGCGGAGAAGTTAAAGCCGGTGAAGAAATTAGTGCAATAACTATTGGCTCACATATGGGAACAAACACAAAACTTGAAGTAGGGATAGACCCAGATATTAAGAAAAAATTAAATGACATAAAAAATGAAATAACTGAAACTGAAAACAAGCTAGATGGTCTGAAAAAAACCATAGAGTTATTAAATAAGCAGTCAAAAATAGCAAAATTAAGTCAAGATAAACAAGAGATTTTTGTTAAATCAGTTAAGGCATATGAAGTCTTAAAGGAAAGACATGGATCTTTAACGTTAGAACTTAATATTATAGAGTCTAAAATCAACACTATGACAAAGGGAAAAATACACGCCTTAAAAACAATGTACCCTGGTGTTAAGGCTACTATATTAAATACAACTAGACAACTATATGATGAACTTGCAAACTGTACCCTGTACTTAAAAGAGGGAGAAGTAATGATTGGACCATATGAAAAATAG
- a CDS encoding flotillin family protein, translating to MFDSVFGSIFGTVGIILLGLVLVIIAVLTTWRKVPSDKAAVIVGTGKPKVLTGGGTVVIPILQRMDMITLENIMFNVEIKQTKTSLGVPINAEGVVVLKVKNDEASILNAVQQFNSGKEAETVSAIRTQASEVCKGKLREIVSSMSVEDIYNDREAFSAKVQKVAGTELGEMGLELKSFTINDITDSEGYIEALGKEQIAKVKSQAAIAEAEAAKEREIRTAEAKKEQQIKTADAIKIGRQAELEAEAQIAEAEKNKELKILAYKKEQETQKAVSDAAYQIQANITSKDVKSTQMDAIVLEKQRTKEIAEAEVQVQIVAEQKNIELAKKRAERKEAELLETVVKPAEAEKKRREMEAEANKFEQLKKAEAEAEKLALEGQAKAKVIDAQGKAEATAIREKGLAEAEALEKKAEALAKMDEAGKLQMVIEKLPEIAKAVSEPLSKIGNITIIGGSGDGNGGAGEVARYTVGALKAVTEAVKETIGFDITEVMKSTTIQAKTDRNVKLDVTGIPEGQGDQKVASILAKEVVEAIKEDEKK from the coding sequence ATGTTTGATTCAGTTTTTGGATCCATATTTGGAACAGTAGGTATTATACTCTTAGGATTAGTTTTAGTTATAATAGCAGTATTAACCACGTGGAGAAAGGTCCCATCAGACAAGGCAGCGGTTATTGTAGGTACCGGCAAGCCTAAAGTGTTAACAGGGGGCGGAACAGTTGTAATTCCGATTCTACAAAGAATGGATATGATTACACTAGAAAACATTATGTTTAACGTTGAAATTAAGCAAACTAAAACATCTCTTGGTGTACCAATCAATGCAGAGGGTGTTGTAGTGCTAAAGGTTAAGAATGATGAAGCAAGTATATTAAATGCAGTACAGCAGTTTAACAGTGGTAAGGAAGCAGAAACAGTATCAGCAATAAGGACACAAGCTTCAGAGGTTTGTAAGGGTAAGCTTAGAGAAATCGTATCCTCCATGAGTGTAGAGGACATCTACAATGATAGAGAGGCTTTCTCAGCTAAAGTTCAAAAGGTAGCAGGAACAGAACTTGGAGAAATGGGATTAGAGCTAAAGTCATTTACAATTAATGACATAACAGATTCTGAAGGATATATAGAAGCCCTTGGTAAGGAGCAGATTGCCAAAGTTAAATCTCAGGCTGCTATCGCAGAAGCTGAGGCAGCTAAAGAAAGGGAAATACGTACAGCTGAAGCTAAAAAGGAGCAACAAATTAAGACAGCTGATGCTATAAAAATTGGTAGACAGGCGGAGCTAGAAGCTGAAGCACAGATTGCTGAAGCAGAGAAAAACAAAGAGCTTAAAATACTAGCTTACAAAAAGGAACAGGAGACTCAAAAGGCGGTTTCTGATGCAGCATATCAAATACAGGCAAATATAACGTCTAAGGACGTAAAGAGTACTCAGATGGATGCCATAGTATTAGAGAAACAACGTACTAAGGAAATCGCAGAGGCTGAAGTTCAAGTACAAATCGTAGCAGAGCAAAAAAATATAGAACTTGCGAAAAAAAGAGCTGAGAGAAAAGAAGCTGAACTTCTTGAAACAGTAGTTAAACCTGCCGAAGCTGAAAAGAAAAGACGTGAGATGGAAGCAGAAGCAAACAAGTTCGAGCAGTTAAAGAAAGCTGAAGCTGAAGCTGAAAAACTTGCTTTAGAAGGTCAAGCAAAAGCGAAGGTAATTGATGCACAAGGTAAAGCAGAAGCTACTGCCATCAGAGAAAAAGGTTTGGCGGAAGCGGAAGCACTGGAAAAGAAAGCTGAAGCATTAGCTAAGATGGATGAAGCAGGTAAATTACAAATGGTTATCGAGAAGTTACCTGAAATTGCAAAAGCAGTATCTGAACCATTATCTAAGATTGGAAATATTACAATCATTGGTGGTTCTGGGGATGGAAATGGTGGAGCAGGAGAAGTTGCTAGATATACTGTTGGAGCACTTAAGGCTGTTACTGAAGCTGTTAAAGAAACTATCGGTTTCGATATTACTGAGGTTATGAAATCTACGACCATACAGGCTAAGACTGACAGAAATGTTAAGCTCGACGTGACAGGTATACCGGAAGGCCAAGGTGATCAAAAAGTTGCTTCTATTTTAGCTAAGGAAGTAGTAGAAGCGATTAAAGAGGATGAAAAAAAATAA
- a CDS encoding NfeD family protein → MNVENLTKIFYIFICLGFAIPILNLLIGAFGFVADFDIDLDADTDFDGIVPFNIMSLCLAFITFGALGRFSVQYMTSTSITFFILVGLALVSFGIYMFFYRCIILKLKNSKPMALNHEDLTGKTGILTLRVTNESDGIISLKDSTGASISYKARLSITIDLDELSYLPQGEEVIVMDFDNNEMVCYVEPLNIVLKEESSKKSEK, encoded by the coding sequence ATGAATGTTGAAAATCTGACTAAGATATTTTACATTTTTATCTGTCTAGGGTTTGCGATACCAATACTTAATCTACTTATAGGCGCCTTTGGCTTTGTAGCTGATTTTGATATAGACTTAGACGCAGATACAGACTTTGATGGAATAGTTCCATTTAATATCATGAGTCTATGTTTAGCATTTATAACATTTGGAGCACTTGGCAGATTTTCAGTGCAGTACATGACTTCAACTAGTATAACATTCTTTATATTAGTAGGCTTAGCATTAGTATCATTTGGAATTTATATGTTTTTTTACAGATGTATTATTTTAAAGTTAAAAAATAGTAAGCCTATGGCATTGAATCACGAGGATTTAACTGGTAAAACAGGAATACTTACTTTGAGAGTTACCAATGAAAGTGATGGAATTATTTCTTTAAAAGATAGTACAGGGGCATCTATATCCTATAAAGCTAGGCTAAGTATTACAATAGACCTAGATGAATTAAGCTACCTTCCTCAGGGTGAGGAAGTAATCGTAATGGACTTTGATAATAACGAAATGGTTTGCTATGTAGAACCTCTAAATATAGTTCTAAAAGAAGAGAGTTCTAAAAAATCAGAAAAATAG
- the rpsB gene encoding 30S ribosomal protein S2 yields the protein MSVISMKQLLEAGVHFGHQTRRWNPKMAEYIFTERNGIYIIDLQKTVKKVEEAYGVMKEVASEGKTILFVGTKKQAQEAIEEEAKRCGMFFVNQRWLGGMLTNYKTIKNRIDRLFELEKMEEDGTFEVLPKKEVIQLRNEKEKLEKFLGGIKEMTDMPGALFVVDPRKERIAIKEAKILGIPVIAIVDTNCDPDDVDHVIPGNDDAIRAVKLLTATLANAVLEGKQGVQEQ from the coding sequence ATGTCAGTAATATCAATGAAACAATTACTTGAAGCAGGGGTTCATTTCGGTCACCAAACAAGAAGATGGAACCCAAAAATGGCTGAATACATTTTTACAGAAAGAAATGGAATCTATATTATAGATTTACAAAAGACTGTAAAGAAAGTAGAAGAAGCTTATGGTGTAATGAAAGAAGTTGCTTCAGAAGGAAAAACAATTCTTTTTGTTGGAACAAAAAAGCAAGCTCAAGAAGCTATTGAAGAAGAAGCAAAAAGATGTGGTATGTTCTTCGTAAACCAAAGATGGTTAGGCGGAATGCTTACAAACTACAAAACTATCAAAAACAGAATTGATAGATTATTTGAGTTAGAAAAAATGGAAGAAGATGGTACTTTTGAAGTACTACCTAAAAAAGAAGTTATCCAATTAAGAAATGAAAAAGAAAAATTAGAAAAATTCTTAGGCGGAATTAAAGAAATGACTGATATGCCAGGAGCATTATTCGTTGTAGACCCAAGAAAAGAAAGAATAGCTATTAAAGAAGCAAAAATCTTAGGTATACCAGTTATCGCTATTGTAGATACTAACTGTGATCCTGATGATGTAGATCATGTTATTCCTGGAAACGACGATGCTATAAGAGCCGTTAAATTATTAACTGCTACATTAGCTAATGCAGTTTTAGAAGGAAAACAAGGGGTTCAAGAACAATAA
- the tsf gene encoding translation elongation factor Ts, translating into MSISASMVKELREKTGAGMMDCKKALTEANGNLDKATEILREKGLAAVSKKAGRIAAEGLVESYIHGGRIGVLVEVNSETDFVAKNQEFKDFVKDVALHIAAANPLYVTKDEVPQDTIEKEKEILRKQALNEGKPEKIVDKMVEGRIEKYYKEVCLLEQPFVKNPDMTIGELLTEKVAKIGELLTIRRFVRFEVGEGIEKKQENFAEEVAKQMGQ; encoded by the coding sequence ATGAGTATATCAGCATCAATGGTAAAAGAGCTTAGAGAAAAAACTGGCGCAGGTATGATGGATTGTAAAAAAGCATTAACTGAAGCTAATGGAAACTTGGACAAAGCAACTGAAATCCTAAGAGAAAAAGGATTAGCTGCTGTTTCAAAAAAAGCAGGAAGAATTGCTGCAGAAGGGTTAGTTGAATCATACATACATGGTGGAAGAATTGGAGTATTAGTTGAAGTTAACTCTGAAACTGACTTCGTTGCTAAAAACCAAGAATTTAAAGATTTTGTAAAAGATGTTGCATTACATATTGCTGCTGCAAATCCTCTTTACGTAACTAAAGATGAAGTTCCACAAGATACAATTGAAAAAGAAAAAGAAATCCTTAGAAAACAAGCATTAAATGAAGGTAAACCTGAGAAAATTGTTGATAAAATGGTTGAAGGTAGAATTGAAAAATACTACAAAGAAGTTTGTTTATTAGAGCAACCTTTTGTTAAAAACCCAGATATGACAATTGGAGAGTTATTAACAGAGAAAGTAGCTAAAATTGGAGAGCTTTTAACAATAAGAAGATTTGTTAGATTCGAAGTTGGCGAAGGTATTGAGAAAAAACAAGAGAATTTTGCTGAAGAAGTAGCAAAACAAATGGGACAATAA
- the pyrH gene encoding UMP kinase, which produces MSKPLYKRVLLKLSGEALAGDKGFGLDTDTVNSIAIQIKELMELQVEVAVVVGGGNFWRGRTGEGMDRTTADYMGMLATVINGLALQDALENIGVLTRVQTAIEMRQIAEPYIRRRAVRHLEKNRIVIFAAGTGNPYFSTDTTAALRAAEIEAEVILLAKKVDAVYDKDPNEFDDAKKFDELSYIDVLKLGLKVMDSTATSLCMDNKIPIKVFGLDNPENIKKIIFGEQIGTYIHN; this is translated from the coding sequence ATGTCAAAACCTTTATATAAAAGGGTTTTACTTAAATTAAGTGGGGAAGCTTTAGCAGGTGATAAGGGATTTGGTTTAGACACAGACACAGTAAATAGTATCGCAATTCAAATAAAAGAGCTTATGGAGCTACAGGTTGAAGTTGCCGTAGTTGTCGGCGGTGGAAATTTTTGGAGAGGTAGAACTGGAGAAGGTATGGATAGAACAACTGCTGACTACATGGGTATGTTAGCGACAGTTATCAATGGGCTAGCCTTACAAGATGCCCTAGAAAACATCGGAGTTCTAACAAGAGTACAAACAGCAATTGAAATGAGACAAATAGCTGAGCCGTATATTAGAAGAAGAGCAGTAAGACATCTAGAAAAGAATAGAATAGTTATTTTTGCTGCGGGTACAGGTAATCCTTATTTTTCAACAGATACAACCGCTGCATTAAGGGCTGCAGAAATAGAGGCAGAGGTAATATTATTAGCTAAAAAAGTTGATGCCGTTTACGATAAAGATCCAAATGAGTTCGATGATGCGAAGAAATTCGATGAGCTTTCCTACATAGATGTTTTAAAATTAGGTTTAAAGGTTATGGATTCAACGGCTACTTCTTTATGTATGGACAATAAGATACCTATTAAAGTATTTGGTTTAGATAACCCAGAGAATATTAAAAAAATAATTTTTGGTGAGCAAATAGGTACATATATACATAATTAA
- the frr gene encoding ribosome recycling factor: MQLAIHKEQEEKMGKTIQVLKNELNSIRAGRANPAMLDRISIDYYGAVTPIKQLATVAAPEPRLLTIQPYDYSILTAIEKAIQQSDLGINPSNDGKIIRLNLPLLTEERRKDLIKIVKKTGEENKVALRNERRNVNDVLKKMHKDGELTEDELKTAMDEVQKITDKYIKTVDDLLVAKEKEIMEV; the protein is encoded by the coding sequence ATGCAATTAGCAATTCATAAGGAACAAGAAGAGAAAATGGGTAAGACTATCCAAGTTTTAAAAAATGAGTTAAATAGTATTAGAGCAGGTAGAGCAAATCCAGCTATGCTTGACAGAATTTCTATTGACTATTATGGGGCAGTAACACCTATAAAACAATTAGCAACTGTAGCAGCACCAGAACCAAGACTATTAACAATCCAACCATATGATTATTCAATTTTAACAGCAATAGAAAAAGCGATACAGCAATCTGACCTAGGAATTAATCCATCAAATGATGGAAAAATCATTAGATTGAATTTGCCACTTCTTACAGAAGAGAGAAGAAAGGATTTAATTAAGATTGTTAAGAAAACTGGTGAAGAAAATAAGGTTGCTTTAAGAAATGAAAGAAGAAATGTTAATGACGTACTTAAAAAAATGCATAAGGACGGAGAATTAACAGAAGATGAACTAAAGACAGCAATGGATGAAGTTCAAAAAATTACTGATAAATATATAAAAACAGTTGATGATCTTTTAGTTGCTAAAGAAAAAGAGATTATGGAGGTATAG
- a CDS encoding isoprenyl transferase → MTTTRLDLEKIPRHISIIMDGNGRWAKAKKMPRALGHRAGVESLKNIVQTAGDIGIEYLSLFAFSTENWSRPEQEVSALMMLLKEFLRKEAMRLHKSNVKIMTIGNIEKFPEDIVNEINEVKELTKHNSKLHLIIALNYGGRDELIRAIKKIMSENNSSDDINEELIQSHLDTKDIPDPDLLIRTSGEYRISNFMLWQTAYTEFWFTDTYWPDFTGQDLISAIEDYQKRDRRYGNV, encoded by the coding sequence ATGACTACAACAAGATTAGATTTAGAAAAAATACCTAGGCATATTTCAATAATAATGGATGGAAATGGCCGATGGGCTAAGGCAAAAAAAATGCCTAGGGCTTTAGGACATAGGGCGGGTGTTGAGTCACTTAAAAACATTGTACAAACCGCTGGAGATATAGGAATAGAATATCTATCCCTTTTTGCGTTTTCAACTGAAAATTGGAGTAGACCTGAGCAAGAGGTTTCGGCTTTAATGATGCTTTTAAAGGAGTTTCTTAGAAAGGAAGCTATGCGTTTACATAAAAGCAACGTAAAAATAATGACTATTGGAAATATCGAAAAATTTCCTGAGGATATAGTTAATGAAATAAACGAAGTTAAGGAATTAACTAAACATAATAGCAAGCTACATTTGATTATCGCTTTAAATTATGGTGGTAGAGATGAATTAATTAGAGCCATTAAAAAAATTATGAGTGAAAATAACAGTTCTGATGATATAAATGAAGAATTAATACAGTCCCATTTAGATACAAAAGATATTCCAGACCCTGATTTATTAATAAGAACAAGTGGAGAATATAGAATAAGTAACTTTATGTTGTGGCAGACTGCCTACACAGAATTTTGGTTTACGGATACCTATTGGCCTGATTTTACAGGTCAAGATTTAATTAGCGCAATCGAAGACTATCAAAAAAGAGACAGAAGATATGGAAATGTATAG
- a CDS encoding phosphatidate cytidylyltransferase translates to MLKRVLSSLVGAPLLIYILYRGGTLLFLAVNIVSLIALNEFYNAFKIKEYNPLTIIGYIFSIVILTDFFYVNLYFLPILILLFFVCSVIMLANEKYNMIDIMITITGIIYTSLFLGHILLTSRLEMNVAIWLIFLIAWATDTFAYFTGYFFGKHKLCPTISPKKTVEGSIGGIVGSVLSCLLFGHYFLGTNFIYLAILGIVGSIIAQIGDLVASKIKRYIGIKDFGKIMPGHGGILDRFDSIIFVAPVVYYFLIFVI, encoded by the coding sequence ATGCTAAAGAGAGTACTATCAAGTTTAGTTGGCGCGCCTTTACTAATATATATATTATATCGAGGAGGAACCCTGTTATTTTTAGCTGTCAATATAGTTAGTTTGATTGCACTAAATGAGTTTTATAATGCTTTTAAAATAAAAGAGTATAATCCATTGACTATTATTGGATATATATTCTCAATAGTAATATTAACGGATTTTTTCTATGTTAATTTATATTTTTTACCAATTTTAATACTTTTATTTTTTGTTTGTAGTGTTATAATGCTGGCTAATGAAAAATATAATATGATAGATATAATGATTACAATTACCGGAATAATATATACTTCTTTATTTTTAGGTCACATATTACTAACTAGTAGACTTGAAATGAATGTAGCTATATGGCTGATATTCTTAATTGCGTGGGCAACTGATACATTTGCATACTTTACAGGTTATTTTTTCGGTAAGCATAAATTATGTCCTACCATAAGCCCTAAAAAAACTGTTGAAGGGTCTATTGGTGGAATTGTAGGAAGTGTATTAAGCTGCCTATTATTTGGGCATTATTTCTTAGGTACAAATTTCATTTATTTAGCTATACTTGGAATTGTAGGAAGTATTATTGCTCAAATTGGAGATTTAGTTGCTTCTAAAATAAAAAGATATATAGGAATTAAAGATTTTGGAAAAATTATGCCTGGACATGGTGGAATACTAGATAGATTTGATAGTATTATATTTGTAGCACCTGTAGTTTATTATTTTTTAATTTTTGTAATATAG
- a CDS encoding 1-deoxy-D-xylulose-5-phosphate reductoisomerase, whose product MKKRISILGSTGSIGTQTLDVIREHRDRFEVVALGAMQNIDELEKQIDEFKPKFVAVYDKNKADILKNRISSKTKIISSIEGLIEIASLNDIDLVLNSVVGSIGLLPTLHAIKARKNIALANKETLVVGGELITKELERYNVNIIPVDSEHSAIFQCLQGEKREAISKLILTASGGPFNNWELENLKDVTYKEALKHPNWSMGKKISIDSATLMNKGLEVIEAKWLFDIDVDKIEVVIHPQSIIHSMVEFKDTSVIAQLGLPDMRLPIQYALTYPKRLEMKSPGLNFMKYNSLTFNEPDYNKFPCLRLAYDAMKIGGTMPCVLNAANEVLVNLFLEQKIKFFDIPYYIEKIMDIHEPSNYNSYEELLEVDIWAREWITKNIR is encoded by the coding sequence GTGAAAAAGAGAATTAGCATTCTAGGATCTACAGGTTCCATTGGAACTCAGACTCTAGATGTAATTAGAGAACATCGAGATAGATTTGAGGTTGTAGCATTAGGGGCAATGCAAAATATTGATGAGCTTGAAAAACAGATAGATGAGTTTAAACCTAAATTTGTTGCGGTATATGATAAGAATAAGGCTGATATTTTAAAAAATAGAATTAGTTCTAAGACAAAAATTATTTCTTCTATTGAAGGTCTTATAGAAATAGCATCCTTAAACGATATAGATTTAGTTCTAAATTCTGTTGTCGGAAGCATAGGCTTATTACCAACACTACATGCTATAAAAGCTAGAAAAAATATTGCATTAGCAAATAAAGAAACCTTAGTAGTTGGTGGGGAATTAATTACAAAGGAACTAGAAAGATATAATGTGAATATTATACCAGTAGATAGTGAACATTCTGCCATTTTTCAATGTTTACAAGGAGAAAAAAGAGAAGCTATATCTAAATTGATACTAACTGCATCAGGAGGCCCTTTTAATAATTGGGAATTAGAAAATCTTAAAGATGTTACATATAAAGAAGCATTGAAACATCCTAATTGGTCTATGGGTAAAAAGATATCTATAGATTCAGCAACCTTAATGAATAAAGGGTTAGAGGTAATAGAAGCAAAATGGTTATTTGATATAGATGTGGATAAAATAGAGGTTGTAATACATCCACAAAGCATAATACATTCAATGGTCGAATTTAAAGATACTTCGGTCATTGCTCAACTTGGTTTGCCAGACATGAGACTACCAATTCAATATGCTTTAACATATCCAAAACGTTTAGAAATGAAATCACCAGGATTGAATTTTATGAAATATAACTCACTAACATTTAATGAACCTGATTATAATAAATTTCCTTGTTTAAGATTAGCATATGATGCAATGAAAATAGGTGGCACAATGCCGTGTGTGTTAAATGCAGCAAACGAAGTTTTAGTAAATCTTTTTTTAGAGCAGAAGATTAAGTTTTTTGATATTCCGTATTACATAGAGAAAATTATGGATATTCACGAGCCATCAAATTATAATTCCTATGAGGAACTTTTAGAAGTAGATATATGGGCAAGAGAATGGATTACAAAAAATATTAGGTAG
- the rseP gene encoding RIP metalloprotease RseP — translation MYTAVVAIIVFSALVFFHELGHFSIAKLVGIKVHEFAIGMGPKLLGFRKGETDYSVRALPIGGYVRMEGEDEKSNDARSFSNKSIKERIAVILAGPLMNIILGLILFTIIFYNVAGVPTTRIEQIIANTPAEEIGMEAGDRIVSINGRTIESWDQIVEQISTSNGESLNLEIERNNIIVQKTIDPEVDSETGQFRIGIVPSVQKSFSLAIKNSFSQTRMIVFGIFDFFRGLISSRQEVLEDVVGPVGIINLVGQASRAGMIYVMHLAALISINLAVMNLLPIPALDGSRILFLIIEALRGKPIDPDKEGFVHIVGFALLMLLMIMITYKDITSIFF, via the coding sequence ATGTATACTGCAGTAGTTGCTATTATAGTCTTTAGTGCTTTAGTTTTTTTCCATGAGCTAGGACATTTTTCAATAGCTAAATTAGTTGGTATTAAGGTACATGAGTTCGCAATTGGTATGGGACCAAAGCTATTAGGGTTTAGAAAAGGTGAAACTGATTACTCTGTCCGTGCATTGCCAATTGGGGGTTATGTACGTATGGAAGGTGAAGATGAAAAATCTAATGATGCCAGAAGTTTTAGCAATAAGTCTATTAAGGAAAGAATTGCTGTAATTTTAGCTGGACCATTAATGAATATTATTTTAGGATTAATACTCTTTACAATAATCTTCTATAATGTTGCAGGTGTTCCTACTACAAGAATTGAACAAATTATAGCTAATACTCCAGCAGAGGAAATCGGTATGGAGGCTGGTGACAGAATTGTATCAATTAATGGAAGAACAATTGAAAGCTGGGACCAGATTGTTGAGCAAATAAGCACTTCAAATGGAGAAAGTCTCAATTTAGAAATTGAAAGAAATAATATTATAGTTCAAAAAACAATCGATCCTGAAGTTGATAGTGAAACAGGTCAGTTCAGGATAGGTATTGTACCTTCTGTGCAAAAATCTTTTTCTTTAGCTATTAAAAATAGTTTTAGTCAAACACGTATGATAGTATTTGGAATATTTGATTTCTTTCGAGGGTTAATTTCTTCTAGGCAGGAAGTATTAGAGGACGTTGTAGGTCCTGTAGGTATAATTAATTTAGTAGGGCAAGCTAGCAGAGCTGGAATGATTTATGTTATGCACTTAGCTGCATTAATTAGTATAAATCTAGCAGTAATGAACCTACTTCCAATACCAGCCTTAGACGGTAGTAGAATTCTATTTTTAATAATAGAAGCATTGAGGGGTAAGCCAATTGATCCAGATAAAGAAGGATTCGTTCATATAGTTGGATTTGCATTGTTAATGCTATTAATGATTATGATTACGTATAAAGATATAACTTCAATATTCTTTTAA